One genomic segment of Scophthalmus maximus strain ysfricsl-2021 chromosome 3, ASM2237912v1, whole genome shotgun sequence includes these proteins:
- the LOC118316528 gene encoding putative protein tag-278, whose protein sequence is MAEETNVRSLAQTENNLPAEVHPAYFNLVKDFQREIQELKELLQRKRNESAASAEPQTKVLEREGKDLITEIEQIIKSCREKISEYEEKISQHEEKLSEYEEKFLDHHQIFSQIERKISEYGQINSQKDQTISESEENISESEQVVSQNEEKFLDPQQIFSQMEQMISKYKQKISEYEEKIPKYEEKISEYEEKIPKYEEKISEYEEKIPKYEEKISEYEEKISEYEEKISEYEQKFLDHHQIFSQIEQKISEYGQINSQKDQTISESEENISESEQVVSQNEEKFLDPQQIFSQMEQKIPEYEEKISQLEEKISEYEEKIQKYEQKFSDHHQIFSQIEPKISEYDQTISESAEKISESEQDQLQLTGRENFANNPEMAEETNVRSLAQTENNLPAEVHPAYFNLVKDFQREIQELKELLQRKRNESAASAEPQTKVLEREGKDLITEIEQIIKSCREKISEYEERLPPSL, encoded by the exons ATGGCAGAGGAGACAAATGTGAGGAGTCTggcacagactgaaaacaatcTGCCTGCTGAGGTCCATCCTGCTTACTTCAACCTGGTTAAGGACTTCCAGAGAGAAATCCAAGAGCTCAAAGAGCTGCTCCAGCGGAAGCGGAACGAGTCTGCAGCTTCAGCTGAGCCTCAAACCAAAGTCTTGGAGAGGGAGGGCAAGGACTTGATTACTGAAATAGAGCAAATCATaaagagctgcagagaaaaGATCTCGGAGTATGAAGAAAAGATCTCGCAGCATGAAGAAAAGCTCTCGGAGTACGAAGAAAAGTTCTTGGATCATCACCAAATATTCTCACAGATAGAACGAAAAATCTCAGAGTATGGCCAGATAAACTCACAGAAGGACCAAACGATCTCAGAGTCTGAAGAAAACATCTCGGAGTCTGAACAAGTAGTGTCACAGAATGAAGAAAAGTTCTTGGATCCTCAACAAATATTCTCACAGATGGAACAAATGATCTCAAAGTATAAACAAAAGATCTCAGAGTATGAAGAAAAGATCCCGAAGTATGAAGAAAAGATCTCAGAGTACGAAGAAAAGATCCCGAAGTATGAAGAAAAGATCTCAGAGTACGAAGAAAAGATCCCGAAGTATGAAGAAAAGATCTCGGAGTACGAAGAAAAGATCTCAGAGTACGAAGAAAAGATCTCTGAGTATGAACAAAAGTTCTTGGATCATCACCAAATATTCTCACAGATAGAACAAAAGATCTCAGAGTATGGCCAGATAAACTCACAGAAGGACCAAACGATCTCAGAGTCTGAAGAAAACATCTCGGAGTCTGAACAAGTAGTGTCACAGAATGAAGAAAAGTTCTTGGATCCTCAACAAATATTCTCACAGATGGAACAAAAGATCCCAGAGTACGAAGAAAAGATCTCACAGCTTGAAGAAAAGATCTCAGAGTATGAAGAAAAGATCCAGAAGTATGAACAAAAGTTCTCGGATCATCACCAAATATTCTCACAGATAGAACCAAAAATCTCAGAGTATGATCAAACGATCTCAGAGTCTGCAGAAAAAATCTCGGAGTCTGAACAA gatcagctgcagctgacggGGAGGGAGAATTTTGCCAACAATCCAGAGATGGCAGAGGAGACAAATGTGAGGAGTCTggcacagactgaaaacaatcTGCCTGCTGAGGTCCATCCTGCTTACTTCAACCTGGTTAAGGACTTCCAGAGAGAAATCCAAGAGCTCAAAGAGCTGCTCCAGCGGAAGCGGAACGAGTCTGCAGCTTCAGC